GACTTCGCAACCTTGCGCGCGATCCCGACCACATCCCGGAGTCCGGGACTGGAACCCACGATCCGGTGGAAACCGTACCTGCGGACCGACTCCTTCCGGTGGAACTCGACTTCCTGCCGCAGTTCGCGCCGGTCGAGCGCGTTCTGGACGATCACGCGGAGGCGGTCGAGGTCGAACGGCTTGCTGACGTAGTCGTACGCGCCGAGGCGCATCGCCTCGACCACCACCTTCAGCTCCTCGATGGCGGTGAGCATGACCACCGTGATCGCCGGGTCCTGGCTCTTCAGCCGCCGCAGCACCTCGATGCCGTCCATCCCCGGCAGGGTGATGTCGAGCAGCACCAGGTCGGGCGGTTCGTCGGCCGCCTGGGCGACGGCCTCCTCGCCCGTCTCCACGGTGGAAACGGCGAAGCCGTCTTTCACGAGCGCCTGCTGGATCGACCAGCGGATCATCCGCTCGTCGTCCACCACCAGGATCCGGGACCGGGCCATTGGGAAATTATACCTGCGTCAAGGCCTTACCTTCGGAAGAAAGACCGTGAAGGTCGCGCCTCCCCCGGCCCCGCTCTCGGCCGTGATCCACCCGTCGTGCAGGTCGAGGATCTTCCGGGTCATGGAAAGCCCGAGGCCGGTGCCCGATTCCTTGGTCGTGAAGAACGGCTGGAACACCTTCCCGATCCGGTCCGCGGGGATCCCCGGCCCGTCGTCGGAAACGGAAACCATCACGTACCCGGACCGGTCCTTCGCCTCCGGGAGGTCCGCGGGAGGCGTTCCCCGGGTGCATACCGTGAGCGTCACGCCGTCGGGCTTCGCCTGCAAGGCGTTGAGGGCGAGGTTGAGGAACACCTGCTTCATCTGCTCGGAGTCCATCTCGATCGCCGGCATCTCCGCGTCGAAATCCCGCACGATCCGGGCGCGCTTCCCTTCCGGGATCTGCTGGACCAGGAAGAGCACCTTGTCGATCACCTCGTTGACGTTCGCCTCCGAGAATTGCGGCTCCGTGTACCGCGCGAAGTTCAGAAGGTCCTTGATCGTGACGTCCAGCCGCTTGATGAGGGTCATCATCTCCCCGACGATCTCCCGCTTGGGGTCCCCTTCCGGGAACTCGTTGACGAGGACCTGGGCCGCGCCGTAGATCCCGGCCAGCGGGTTCTTGATCTCGTGGGCGATTCCCGCCGCCATTTCTCCCAGCGACGCCAGGCGGTCGGCCCGGGCGAGTTGCCGGTGATGGAACTTCTCGAGCTCCGCCCGCGTTTCGGAAAGCTTCCGCACCATCTCGTTGAAGCTCCCGCCCAGCCGCCCCAGTTCGTCTCCGCTCCGGATGTCGACCCGGACGTCCAGCTTCCCCGCCTCCACCGACTCCATCGTCCTGACCAGCCGCTCCACCGGCGCGGTCACGAAACGCTTGAGGATCACGCTGATGAGCGCGGTGGTCAGGATCACGGCGAGCCAGGTGAACGACAGGAGAAGGAACCGGTTGTACTCGATGCTCTTCTCGGTGTCCTCCATCGAGAGGCAGACGTCGAGCACGCCGAGCACCTCGTTCTCCCTCGGGTGGCAACGCTGGCACTTCGCCTCGTTCTCGATCGGTTCCACCATGCAGAACGACCGGTGGCCGGTGTCCTGGCTCTGGAACGGGGTGCTCCGCTCCGGGCTCCGGTACACGGTGTAGTCGAGCTCGTCGGTCAGGTGCCCCACCTCCGAAGGCTTCATCGAATACCGGATCTTCCCCTCCTCGTTGAAGACCCGGAGCTTCTCCACGCCGGGCAGCGCCCCCACGGTCTGGAAGATGGACGCGAGGGATTCGGTGTGGCCGGACTCCATCCCGATCTTGATGGTGTTCTTCAGCGCCCGGGTGAGAAGGATGGCCTGGGTCTTCGTGGCCGAGAGCGACTGCTCGGACTGGATCCGGAAGGTGATGTAGGACGAGGCGCCGAAGACGACCACCATGACGAGACTGACCGCGAGGGAGAGGCGGAAGAACAGGGAGCGGGGCATGAACCGGAGGATATTCACGTCGGCGAAGGGGGCGCTAGATCCGGTGGCAGACGGCGCATAGTTTCTGCTGGTTCATCCGGAACAGGTTCGCCTCGTCCGAGCGGTGAGGCGCGTGGCAACCCGCACAGGACAGCTCCCCTTTCTCCCTGGGGAATTCGTCCGGCACCACGGTCATGGTCCCCCGGACGGCCGCCGACCGGTGGCGGGAGTGCGGCTCCTCGTGGCATCCGAGGCACAGGGAGTTGCCCGGACGGACGAGCTGCTTCGGCGCGGGGCCCGCGTGGGGGCTGTGACACGACACGCACTCCCCGTCCGCGACGGGCTCGTGGACCGACTTTCCCGCCGGGAACGGGTCGTGGCACTCGAGGCACCCTTTCTCCAGCTTCTGGAGCTTCGGACGCGCGGAAAAGTGGGGGTCGTGGCAACCGGTGCACTCACCCGCCGCGACCGGCGCGTGGAGGTAGACCTTCTTCCCTCCCTCGCCCTTGGAGAAGTCGTTGTGGCAGGAGTAGCACGCCTCTTTCTGCTCCTTGGCCTTGAGCGTTCCCCCTTCGACGGAATGGCACGTCTCGCATCCTTCGTCGAGCGCGGCGTGCATGCGGAACGCCCGGTACACCAATTCTTCGCCGCCTCCGGTAGCGGTCCGGAAGTCCTCCATCTTCGCCCCGGGCAGCGCGAAGACGCGAACGGCCGATCCGCCCACCCGCACCGTGTTCAACCCCGGGTACAGCGGGATCTCCCCTTTCAGGAACGTGTCTCCATCGAGCGGCGCGGCGGGAATCCCGTTGACGGAAACGTTGTCCGGCCCCCCTTTCTCCGCCCGAAACGCGTAAACCCGGATCTTCGGCTCCGTGGCGAGCGTCAGGTCCGGCGGGAAAAGGATCCCGGCGCCCCCCTGCCCGGCGCCGGACGGAATCGGCGCGAGGAGGGCGGCCAGGATCGCCAGCCGCGGGAAAAGGCGGTTCAACGCGTCGGAGCTCCGGAGAGTTCGCCCATCCCCCGGCCTTCGGGGGACCCGAACGGTTCCTTGTGGAACACCGTGGTGAGTTTCAGGCTGGGGCACCGGGTGCAGTCGAGGCACCGGAGGCAGTCGGGGTTGGTGGCGTTCCGGTCGGGGCGGATGTCCACCGGGCAGATCTTCCGGCACTTCCCGCACTTCGTGCACGTGTCCGGGTTCCAGGCGAGCTGCAGGAAGCTCGACTTGTTGAAGACGGAGAAGATCGCCCCCAGGGGGCAGATGGCGCGGCAGAACGGCCGCTTGACCATCGTCGAAGTGGTGATGAAGAAGAGCAGGATCCCGATCTTGACCCAGAACAGCGCCCGGATCATCGACCGGACGTTCAGGTTGAGCGTCACCCACGGGAGGCCCCCGATCAGCGTTCCCATCGGGCACAGCTTCGAGAACCAGTTCTCGTGGGTGAGGTACGGGATGATGAACACCAGCCCGAGAAGGACGGCGTACCGGATATACCGCGTCCAGACCGGGATGGACACCTTCCATGCCCGGAATTTGTACAGCAGGTCCTGGAGGAATCCGAACGGGCAGAGGGTCCCGCACGTCATCCGTCCCACGGACGCTCCGACGGCGGCCAGCGTCCCCGCTCCGTAGAACGGGATGTTCCCGGTGACCATGAAGTGCTGCAGCGTGCCGATGGGGCAGGAAAACAGCGCCGAAGGGCAGGCGTAGCAGTTCAGCAGGGGAGAACAGACGCTTTTCAGGGAACCCTGGTACAGGACCGCGGAGAGGAACCCCTGGACGTACGAGTTGGGGAGGATGCTTCCCATCCCCTGGAAGATCCGGCGCTTCAGGTACCTCAAGGGGTCACCCGACCCCTATGCACGACAGTCAAAGCATCGCGGCGTTGAACAGCACCTCGCCGATCTCCTCCCGGAAGATGCCGTACCCCAGGATCGCCGCTGCGCCTGCGACCGTCACGATGAAGGCGATCGGACGCCCTTTCATCCCCTGCCTCCCCCCGGGATTACCGCTCCCCGCCGAGCTCCCAGGCCTTCCGGTACATCGCGGCGGCCTTCCCGAGCTCCTTCGCCTCCTCGTACGCCCGTCCCGCGAGCGCCCGCGTCTGCGCGTCCATCGGGTTCAGGTCGATCGCCTCGCGGATCCGCACCGAAGCTCCGGCGACGTCTCCCTTGCGGGCCATGACGGCGGCCTTGAGGAGCAGGGCCGGCGGGTACGCGGCCCCTTTCTTCAGCGCCTCGTCCGCCTCGCGCTCGGCGCTTCCCGCATCGCCCATCGCCCAGTATACGCGCGCGAGTCCGGTCCGTGCCATCACGTTTTCCCCCTCGGACGCGATCGCCGCCTCGAACGCTTTCTTCGCCTCCTCCAGCCTCGACTTGTCCTTCTTCGCCAGGGACAGGTACGCGTCTCCCAGCAGGATGTTGGGGGCGGCCCACTTCGGGTCCGCCGCCGCGGCCATTTTCAGCTTCGGCTCCGATTTGTCGAGCATCCCGAAAGCGTACAGCCGGCGCCCGAGGTTGTAGTTGAGCAGCGCCTGCCGTTTGGGCTTGTACCCGGCATCGGCCTTCGCGATGGCGGCTTCCTCCTTCGGCTTCATCCCGAGGAGCGATTCCGCAAGCCCCTTCATTTCGAGAAAGACGTACGTCGGGTATCCGTTGTATGCCTCGCGAAGGACGTTCCCGGCTCCGAGGATCGCCGTGGAGGGGACCGCCACGACGCCGTAGTTGCGGAACGTCTCCAGCCCCGGGTCGAGAACGACGGGGTAGGTCAGCTTGAGGGAGGCGGCCTTCTCCCGGATGGTTCTCATATCCTCGTCCGCCGTGTGCTCGTGCTCGACGTTGACCGCGATCGCCTTCAATCCTTTCGGACCGAGCGTATCGACGAGTTTCTGGACATCGGCCAGCTCCGCGAGCGACCGGCTGCTCCAGGTCGCCCAGAAGACGACCAGCACCGCGTTGTCCCCCTTGAACGACTCGAGGGAGACCTGCTTGCCGGCGAGATCCGCCAGCTTGAACGGCGGGGCTTCGGCCCCCGCCTGCACGTTCTTGAACGCCGCGGCCGCCTTCGGGGCGGCGTAGAGGCCGGCGGCGAACACCAGGGCCGCCGCGAAGATCTTTCCTGTGCTTCCCGGACGTTTCAT
This window of the Deltaproteobacteria bacterium genome carries:
- a CDS encoding HAMP domain-containing protein, which encodes MNILRFMPRSLFFRLSLAVSLVMVVVFGASSYITFRIQSEQSLSATKTQAILLTRALKNTIKIGMESGHTESLASIFQTVGALPGVEKLRVFNEEGKIRYSMKPSEVGHLTDELDYTVYRSPERSTPFQSQDTGHRSFCMVEPIENEAKCQRCHPRENEVLGVLDVCLSMEDTEKSIEYNRFLLLSFTWLAVILTTALISVILKRFVTAPVERLVRTMESVEAGKLDVRVDIRSGDELGRLGGSFNEMVRKLSETRAELEKFHHRQLARADRLASLGEMAAGIAHEIKNPLAGIYGAAQVLVNEFPEGDPKREIVGEMMTLIKRLDVTIKDLLNFARYTEPQFSEANVNEVIDKVLFLVQQIPEGKRARIVRDFDAEMPAIEMDSEQMKQVFLNLALNALQAKPDGVTLTVCTRGTPPADLPEAKDRSGYVMVSVSDDGPGIPADRIGKVFQPFFTTKESGTGLGLSMTRKILDLHDGWITAESGAGGGATFTVFLPKVRP
- a CDS encoding 4Fe-4S binding protein, translated to MRYLKRRIFQGMGSILPNSYVQGFLSAVLYQGSLKSVCSPLLNCYACPSALFSCPIGTLQHFMVTGNIPFYGAGTLAAVGASVGRMTCGTLCPFGFLQDLLYKFRAWKVSIPVWTRYIRYAVLLGLVFIIPYLTHENWFSKLCPMGTLIGGLPWVTLNLNVRSMIRALFWVKIGILLFFITTSTMVKRPFCRAICPLGAIFSVFNKSSFLQLAWNPDTCTKCGKCRKICPVDIRPDRNATNPDCLRCLDCTRCPSLKLTTVFHKEPFGSPEGRGMGELSGAPTR
- a CDS encoding redoxin domain-containing protein codes for the protein MKRPGSTGKIFAAALVFAAGLYAAPKAAAAFKNVQAGAEAPPFKLADLAGKQVSLESFKGDNAVLVVFWATWSSRSLAELADVQKLVDTLGPKGLKAIAVNVEHEHTADEDMRTIREKAASLKLTYPVVLDPGLETFRNYGVVAVPSTAILGAGNVLREAYNGYPTYVFLEMKGLAESLLGMKPKEEAAIAKADAGYKPKRQALLNYNLGRRLYAFGMLDKSEPKLKMAAAADPKWAAPNILLGDAYLSLAKKDKSRLEEAKKAFEAAIASEGENVMARTGLARVYWAMGDAGSAEREADEALKKGAAYPPALLLKAAVMARKGDVAGASVRIREAIDLNPMDAQTRALAGRAYEEAKELGKAAAMYRKAWELGGER
- a CDS encoding cytochrome c3 family protein, which translates into the protein MNRLFPRLAILAALLAPIPSGAGQGGAGILFPPDLTLATEPKIRVYAFRAEKGGPDNVSVNGIPAAPLDGDTFLKGEIPLYPGLNTVRVGGSAVRVFALPGAKMEDFRTATGGGEELVYRAFRMHAALDEGCETCHSVEGGTLKAKEQKEACYSCHNDFSKGEGGKKVYLHAPVAAGECTGCHDPHFSARPKLQKLEKGCLECHDPFPAGKSVHEPVADGECVSCHSPHAGPAPKQLVRPGNSLCLGCHEEPHSRHRSAAVRGTMTVVPDEFPREKGELSCAGCHAPHRSDEANLFRMNQQKLCAVCHRI